The Synchiropus splendidus isolate RoL2022-P1 chromosome 8, RoL_Sspl_1.0, whole genome shotgun sequence genome has a window encoding:
- the LOC128763836 gene encoding aldehyde dehydrogenase family 3 member A2-like, with translation MSREQLAVERARASFQSGTTKPLAFRIQQLNRLQCFISERRSDIEDALKRDLNRTANGTVLYETLLLEGEIQLAIDKMAEWTAPRPVEKNLLTMADDVFVQPEPLGVVLIIGAWNYPWALTLQPLVGAIAAGNAAVIKPSEISFHSAQVLEQLLPLYLHKDLYPVVTGGASETQELLKLKFDHIFYTGSSTVGRVVMEAAAQHLTPVTLELGGKSPCYIDKNCDIRIACRRITWGKFSNCGQTCIAPDYVLCEPSIQEQVVEELKKSIKEFYTDDPKSFEDYGRIINVRHHQRLMSMMEGSTVAYGGDSDESQCYIAPTVLKDVTGESKVMKQEIFGPLLPVITVSDADQALDFINERGKPLVIYVFSNNNKLIKRFLAETSSGALLANDCLVHYSVTALPFGGVGSSGMGTYHGRHTFDQLSHMRSCLIRKLNMEVANNLRYPPHTDKKLSWARLLLLKKFNLGQLGRMVLLAITAGVAAYVVKLLKERY, from the exons ATGTCTAGAGAGCAGCTGGCTGTGGAGCGAGCTCGGGCGTCCTTCCAGAGTGGGACCACAAAACCTTTGGCATTTCGGATCCAGCAGTTGAACCGTCTCCAGTGCTTCATCTCAGAGAGACGGAGCGACATTGAAGATGCGCTGAAAAGGGACCTCAATAGG ACTGCCAATGGAACAGTTCTATATGAGACACTGTTGCTGGAGGGGGAGATCCAGCTGGCTATTGACAAAATGGCCGAATGGACAGCTCCTCGGCCCGTGGAAAAGAACCTTCTCACAATGGCAGATGATGTCTTTGTCCAACCTGAACCTCTGGGGGTGGTTCTTATCATTGGTGCATGGAACTACCCGTGGGCTCTTACTTTGCAGCCTCTAGTGGGCGCTATAGCTGCAG GTAATGCAGCAGTGATCAAGCCCTCTGAGATCAGCTTCCACTCTGCCCAGGTCTTGGAACAGCTGCTCCCTCTCTATTTGCACAAA GATCTCTACCCAGTAGTGACTGGCGGTGCGTCCGAGACTCAGGAGCTGCTCAAGCTTAAATTTGACCACATCTTCTACACTGGAAGTAGCACGGTGGGAAGAGTGGTGATGGAGGCAGCAGCTCAGCACCTCACCCCAGTGACCCTTGAGCTGGGAGGGAAGAGCCCCTGCTACATTGACAAGAACTGTGACATCAGAATTGCCTGTCG TCGAATTACTTGGGGCAAGTTCTCCAACTGCGGTCAGACATGCATTGCGCCAGACTACGTTCTGTGTGAGCCCTCCATCCAGGAACAAGTGGTGGAGGAGCTTAAGAAGAGCATCAAG GAGTTCTACACCGATGACCCGAAGAGCTTTGAAGACTACGGTCGCATCATCAACGTGCGCCACCATCAACGTTTGATGTCGATGATGGAGGGGAGCACTGTAGCCTATGGAGGAGACAGTGATGAATCGCAGTGCTACATTG CTCCCACAGTCTTGAAGGACGTGACTGGTGAATCAAAAGTGATGAAGCAGGAGATTTTCGGGCCTCTGCTGCCCGTCATCACTGTGAGCGACGCGGACCAGGCCCTGGATTTTATCAATGAGAGAGGGAAACCGTTGGTCATTTATGTGttctccaacaacaacaag CTGATCAAAAGGTTCCTTGCTGAGACTTCTAGTGGAGCACTACTGGCGAATGACTGTCTGGTACACTACAGTGTCACTGCTCTGCCTTTTGGAGGTGTAG GTTCCAGTGGGATGGGTACCTATCATGGCCGCCACACCTTTGACCAGCTTAGCCACATGCGCAGCTGTCTGATCAGGAAATTGAACATGGAAGTGGCCAACAACTTGCGGTACCCCCCTCACACTGATAAGAAGCTGAGCTGGGCTCGGCTGTTGCTGTTGAAGAAGTTCAACTTAGGTCAGCTGGGACGTATGGTGCTACTTGCTATAACTGCTGGAGTTGCCGCATACGTGGTCAAGTTGCTGAAAGAGAGGTATTAG